The genomic window CCATTTTCGGACTCACATTACACGGTTGTTCCGATGCATCAGTACCACTCGACCGCGGCGAAATATCAGACGCTACTGATTCACTCTTGGAGGTTAGGATAGGTTGATGTACCGTTCGATGAGCCGAAGAGTGATGGGGGGTAGAGTGATGATCTTTGCTGCCGTTGCCAAACGATGTTTTATTTTGAGTTCTCAGTCTGGCAATTAAATCTTTTTTCCACTGCGGGGTACTGTCGACACCAGTAGTACTCTCCATTttagaaattttcgattttctgtACTATATCTCGCTTACGATAATTTTTTATGGTTCCCTAAACATATTGCCAACGCGAATCTATCACTACCTTCACAGACTGATGAATGTATACATATGTTATGTTTTACCTGTTTTAACCTTCACGGAAACACTGGTTGATTTTTCACTTAAAATGACGGTACACTTAATACTTAATTTATCACAGAAAGGAACAGGTTGTTATAGGCTGATATCAAAAGTGTGACTAGAGTACCTTCTACCTATCAAAATTATAATCTACACTTTCTACTATAATACATAATTTAATACCCCAgatatgttttattaaaaatgaactaaCCTAAACACAAACAATGATGTAATGACATTTCATTTAAAGAATCGTTAACATCTGCTGACTTCTTGTAGAAATTGAATTTACTAATTTAACTCAGCTGAAGATTTCTTCATCATGACATTTATTACATTGATCGCATATTTTTGTGTAAAGATGGCAGGGAAAAAGCACCATGTATTTTAAAAAGTTAAcgttaataaattataataatcatttattttgtaaaattagattttggatttttataaaaacaattcaaaTGCTTCTATTGTAAAATGAAGGCAAATAATTAAACCTAGGGATTTACTCAACTATAAACTACTTCTGATCTCTCGTGGTCGATAAATGTACTAAGCAAATACTATCATAGGTATcttcttttataatattttttgtacaCAGATGGATATGTGGAATCTCAATCAACCGTGGAATCCAGTGGAATCCGTGGAATCCTATCTCCTTCCAGGGTTGGCTTTAGAAAATATATTCacagttttcaacaaaatattcttttatagttttatattttgGACTCTTTTAAATCATAGATTTCTGATTCTCTCTTTATTGCTGCTTTTGGGATTACAGCTTTCCTAATAATATGTGTAGGTTTTTCACTCAGCTTGGGAATATTTTTACAGAATCATTGTAAATATTATagttagcccaataaatgaccgttttggagtgtaattttcaggggcaacggTGCCGTGGCAGTTAGTAGTCATTCGCATCtggtaaaaatttttggaaaatatgaaaatatacattGTTTTAAGCTATTTTCCCGAAAAAAATTTGCGGATTACTcattcatttaaataaaaatcaaCTTTGAAAATTGGTTTTTTCCATACATAACCTTACTAATTTCAGACATATTTTCCCCAAATAgaagtgtatattttatatttgtaggtACCTACTGACCTTTTATTTATATCTTATTAATCCATATTAGTGCGGtataattcattatttttattagaatactggattatattgaaaatattataatccaacaaaattttaaattctctCTGTCAACATTTTTGCAATCAACACAAAATCACAAAATGTTTATGACATTTAGATCAACATTCGACCACGACTGTGCTAGGTTGCCAATTTTTATCGTAGGGTTTTCTGTTTCAAATATTGATGtaatttaaataaatcaaaatatcttTGGAATTTGAAAATTTGTCAAAACAAGATTAGTTGTCATTCACGTTTAGTATCGAAAAATGGATGTAACTTCTTATTTTGATATTAATAATATCACACAAAAAAGCGATTTAGAATTAATCCAACATTTGCAAAGTGTTTGATTAATTAAAAAACAGTTTAAGTGCAAAGAAAGACAGTGTCGCCGTTTATGTACGGTGAGGTCAATGGAGAGATACAAATCGTCGTCTTGGAAGCCAACTAGTCTAACCcacaaatttaacaaaatgagctaagttcacaattttttttagaatccaCTGAATAATATGGTGGTCATTAAATCTAAGCCTAAAAAAATTTTCTGGGCCTTATATAGAAAATTGTTAATAATACCAAGCCACATTGACAAAAGTGATGAAAAATTCTATGCTGCATCGTCTTGTTTGCCTCCAAAATAAAATGCTTCATCGAATAAATATTTCAGTGATCAACTAGCCCAAGCGCACTTAGAATGGTTGACCACTGCCACATCTATTGTACTGTGAGATAAGACTCGATTAGACTATGTACTTCTAGGAAACATAACAACATTCTTGTGCGATAATCATCAAGTGTCTCACTCGGTCCTGCACAAATGCGTAAGATAACACTGACTGACAAATTTTTAACTGTTAGTTGAATGCTATTTTATGTAGAGTGAGTAGTGAGCAGTCTGTTTTTCGTATCTATATTAAGTTTTACTACAAGTTGTAAGTTTTGGTTTTCAAAAACAAGAATAAAACATGAATAACAGTTCAACATGGCATAGATCTGGCGCAAGTATCATTAGGTCATCTCGTGTGAAAAAAATGGTTGAAGCAGCTTTATCACGACAAGAAAATGTTCCTGGTAAGTAGCTGTTTTATTTCctaaatcaataaaaaaaatatggaaaCTCTGGTTTCTTAATTATTACGAAGATGTATTCTATAGTacacattaaaattatttttacaatgaATCACAATTTGTCTATCGGCGGAACGTGGGGTGAAGAAAGAGGACCACAGAACCGGCTTGGATCTTTAAGCAAATGAAATGACTTGATGATTAAATTTGATATATGAAATCTTCGTCTACACATTGCATATCATTTAAGCAAAATAAACAGCATGATAATAAGGAAcgtgtatttttgaaaaattcgcattttatttacaaatgttgaaaaaatttaataaaaacgaTGAACTTAAAAAAGCTACATACTAATAAAGTCATTCACGTTTCAATAAACTGCGTACATAGGAAATCAATCATTTTACGACTTCCGAAAAGGGACTTTATTGTTacattgtaaaataattttaatgtctaCTATAGCTGTATAAATTACACTACTAAAGCCAGTATTTGATTTTCAGGCCCAGAACAAAGTGAAAGAGTAACTGACTTCACAGTATTGCAGAATGTTCTGTCAGAGCGAAACGAGGACTTTCAGAGTAAGTTGAAAGTTCATTTCAATACCTATAGTTCGTTCAGTACTATTCCATTAACATTACTAAGACTAGCGTTTCATTTTCAGATCCAGAACAAAGTGAGACAGTAACTAACTTCACAGTATTGCAGAATGTTCTGCCAGAACGAAACCAGGATTTTCAGAGTAAGTTGACAGCTCATTTCAAATCTATAGTTTAATCAGTACTACGCCATTAACATTACTAAGACTAGCGTTGATTTTCAGACCCAGAACAAAGTGAGACAGTAACTAACTTCACAGTATTGCAGAATGTTCTACCAGAACGAAACGAGGACTTTCAGAGTAAGTTGAAAGTTCATTTCAATACCTACCTATAGTTCGTTCAGTACTATGCCATTAACATTACTAAGACTAGCGTTTCATTTTCAGATCCAGAACAAAGTGAGACAGTAACTAACTTCACAGTATTGCAGAATGTTCTGCCAGAACGAAACCAGGATTTTCAGAGTAAGTTGACAGCTCATTTCAAATCTATAGTTTAATTAGTACTATGCCATTAACATTATTAAGACTAGCGTTGATTTTCAGACCCAGAACAAAGTGAGACAGTAACTAACTTCACAGTATTGCAGAATGTTCTACCAGAACGAAACGAGGACTTTCAGAGTAAGTTGAAAGTTCATTTCAATACCTATAGTTCGTTCAGTACTATGCCATTAACATTACTAAGACTAGCGTTTCATTTTCAGATCCAGAACAAAGTGAGACAGTAACTAACTTCACAGTATTGCAGAATGTTCTGCCAGAACTAAACCAGGATTTTCAGAGTAAGTTGACAGCTCATTTCAAATCTATAGTTTAATCAGTACTACGCCATTAACATTACTAAGACTAGCGTTGATTTTCAGACCCAGAACAAAGTGAGACAGTAACTAACTTCACAGTATTGCAGAATGTTCTACCAGAACGAAACGAGGACTTTCAGAGTAAGTTGAAAGCTCATTTCAATACCTATAGTTCGTTCAGTACTATGCTATTAACATTAATTAACATTACTAAGACTAGCGTTGATTTTCAGGCCCAGAACAATGTAAAACAGTAACTGACTTCACAGTATTGCAGAATGTTTTGTCAGAGCGAAACGAGGACTTTCAGAGTAAGTGGAAAGCTCATTTCAATAACTATAATTTGTTCCCTATTATGCCATTAACATTACTAAGACCAGCATTTGATTTTCAGACTCAGAACAACGCGAAACAGTGACTGACTTTACAGAAGGTTCAAAAGGAGCAGATTCAGACCAATCATTTGTAAACCAAGAGCCTAGCGTATCACATACTATTCAGGAGACATCACAGTCTTCATTATCGTCATGTTATGTCTCCAACAGCGACAAAGACGACGAACCGTGTTCTCTAGAAACGAGAAGAGTGTTGAGTCGGACACAAACCAATGAAAATGTTGCTGTAACTACTGAAGAGAGCTCGACTAGAAAACGCAAAAGAAACCCAAAAGATTGGAAAAGAAACAAGCAGAAAAAACTAAGAATGATGGAAAAGAATTCGAGAACCGAGCTGGAAGGAAAATACCTGCTAAAACGCTGACACCAGTCAACTGCAAATGTCATTATAAATGCAATGATAAAATATCCCACGAAAACAGAAAGAAAGTACTCGAAGAATACCTAAAAATGGAATGTGAACAACTAAGGTGGAGTTTTATTGCAAAATGTGTGTCAAGTATGCCCGTGAAAAGGCGATATCAAGGTGAAGCAGAATCTAGACGAAATAACACATTAGCTTTCAGCTTAACTGTAGATGGAAACAAAATCCAAGTGTGCAAAACAGTTTTTTGGCCACACTAAATATTTCTGCTCAAAAAGTTCGGACGGCACTATCAAAGAAGACGCCAGAAGGCACTACAGAGTCAGACCGGCGTGGTAAAAAGGAACCACCAAACAAAAAAACAGAGAAAGTCAAAAATGTTATAAGAGAACACATAAAATCACTTACAGTCGTGGCCTCCCACTACTGTAGGAGCAGCACTAAAAGGCAGTAGCTACAATCTGGTTTAAGTGAAAATAGGTTGTACCTGGATTACGTACAATTTTGTAACGAAAAAAATGTGCAAGCTGAAAAGGCAAGTTATTACAAGCACATTTTTACATCAGAGTTCAATTATGGATTCTACAAGCCAAAAAAAGACCAATGCGATTACTGTACACAGGTGAAAAATATGCTCCCAAATGATAAAGATAAAATTATAGATGAATACAATCTACACCTAACAAGAAAAGATGAAGCCAGACTTCACAAAGAATAAGACAAAACAAGAGCAAAGACTGACCATAGCTTCATTTCTTTTACGATGGATATGGAAAAAATGCTACTATCTCCCAGTCTACAAATCGGTCAGTTATACTATAAAAGAAAATTAAAGACATTTAATTTCACAATCTATAACCTCGGAACTTCTGAAGCAACCAATTATATGTGGCATGAAGGAGAAGGTGCGAAAGGATCTTCGGAGACTGCCACATGTCTATGGAAACTTGTTTCAGAATTAAAGCCGGAAGTTAAGGAGATAACCTTCTACTCTGATACCGCCACTGGTCAAAATAGAAACTCGATCGTTTCTGCGATGTTTCTCCGTGCTGTAAGGGATTTGTCTATTGAGGTCATCAATCAGAAATTCATGGAGTCAGGTCATTCAGAGATGGAGTGTGACAGCGTTCACTCTGCGATAGAATCGAGAGGTCGAAAAATCGATGTATTCACTCCGGAGGGATGGTACACTGTTGCTCGCACGGCAAAAATATCGCAGCCTTACTACAAAGTAACGGAACTGCATCATAccgattttttagattttaaatcataCTCTACAAAAGTTATAACTAATAAGACTAAGGCTGAGGATGAAACTATGAACTGGCTCCATGTAAAATTGTTTCAGTATCGAAAATCTGATCCAGAAGTAATATTCTTTAAAAAACAACTCAGCCAGGAAACTTTTCAATCACTAAGAATACATCGACGCCGGCGAAACAACCAACACGATGTAGCTAAACTCTACAGTAGAAAATTGAAGATTGATTCCTCAAAGCTGAAGGACCTGAAACAGTTATGTGTGCAAGGCAGCATACCTTCTGCTTACCATGCATTCTACAACAGCTTGGAAGAAGGTCAGGAACCTCCCACAGACAATAATTCCGAAGACGAGAAATGTTATACCTAGTTATACTTggatttaattttagttttttttttaatttagttattatcaaaatacctaGATACTATACTtagatttaattttagttttttttaatttagttatacAAAATACCTAGTTACTATACttagatttaattttaattttttttaaatttagttatatcaaaataaacttgatttaaAAACATACTCGATTTTCActaacaaaaaatttgatcacCATGTTTGCTAATTTCCCAATTTCGTTCATTCCTGTAGTGGCCAAAAGACCTATGCGGTATAGTCGAATAGTGGAGTAACCAATTACATTAATAATGTCGGCGGTCAATAATACTAAGCAACTAAACTCTCACATTTTATTAACAATGTCATTATGAACATTACTATATGATAAGTTTGACCATAAACAAAGTATGTTGTGAGTTTTAACTTTCTATAGCAAAAAATTAACTTGTTATGATTAAAAATGTTCGGTTTTCAGCACGCGAAAATCTTTAATCGTCGATTTCTCCAGTTTGTACTATTGTGTGTTAGACTTATTGGCTTCTAAGACGACGAAATTAAACTATGTTTAttagggtgggttgtgattgcgcgcagcggtcaaatacctcctgcggttctctcactctattacccgtaagttaggtttggaccgaagggttaggtcttcctcctttctgaccgctgcgcgcaattgcagtTTGCCCGTTTATTAATTATAAACTGCCATTTATTATGTAAACTGCCATTACCATTTGCCAGCtgccaatgtcaacaaaaaaagaagaaaatgtcattgtcagctgtcaatgtcaaaaaagaaaaaaatatcactgtcagctgtcaatgtcaacaaaaaaaaaactatcattaccatttgtcagctgtcaatgtcaacaaaaaaagaagaaaatgtcattgtcagctgtcaatgttaacaaaaaaggaaaaaatgtcattgtcagctgtcaatgtcaacaaaaaagaagaaaatgtcattgtcagctgtcaatgtcaacaaaaacaaaagaagaaactgtcattaccatttgtcagctgtcaatgtcaacaaaaaacgaagaaactgtcattaccatttgtcagttgtcaatgtcaacaaaaaacgaagaaactgCCATTACCATTtttcagctgtcaatgtcaacaaaaaaagaagaaaatgtcattgtcagctgtcaatgtcaacaaaaaaactgtcattgtcagctgtcagtgttaacaagaaaagaagaaaatgtcactgtcagctgtcaatgtcaacaaaaaaaaaagaagaaactgtcattaccatttgtcagctgtcaatgtcaacaaaaaaacgaaaaaactgccattaccatttgtcagctgtcaatgtcaacaaaaaaagaaaaaatgtcattgtcagctgtcaatgtcaacaaaaaaactgtcattgtcagctgtcaatatcaacataaaaagaagaaaatgtcactgtcaatgtcaacaaaaaaaagaagaaactgtcattaccatttgtcagctgtcaatgtcaacaaaaaaacgAAAGAACTGccattaccatttgtcagctgtcaatgtcaacaaaaaaagaagaaaatgccATTGTCAgatgtcaatgtcaacaaaaaaaactgTCATCgccagctgtcaatgtcaacaaaaaaagaagaaaatgccactgtcagctgtcaatgtcaacaaaaaaaagaagaaactgtcaTTACCATTTGTTAGCTGTcaatgttaacaaaaaaataagaaaatgtcattgtcagctgtcaatttgtaacaaaacatttttaattacTGCATAGTAGGTGGcactagcaataaatataaaaattatgtcaCACTTTAAAAGTCCCTAGATTTCAAAGATAAATCGAGAAAAATCCCTCCTGTACCGATGCCCGTACGGTCCAGGTTTGGTTAGGTTAGGTCCATTTCCCCACAAAAATGCGTCTATATTTGTTACTTGTAAAACTAaacatttttatagatttggcaaCATCCAGCAACGTCACATGTAATTATCGATATGGCGGTCTAAAAAAGTGTATAAAATCCAATTTTCAAAGTCTTTTATTATTAAAACTAATGGATAATccgcaaaatttttttttgagaatagcttaaaataatgtatattttcgtattttccaaaaaaattctcTCATAGCGGATGACTACTAACGGCCACGGCACCCAAGAGGGCAGAAGATCTCCACAGATCAACAGGATGAGATGTTAGTAGATTATTTGAGAGAATTTCCTTTTGCCACAGCTCAAAAAGCAAGAGAAGAGACAGCGTTTCCAGGCAGTATTCGCACTGCACGTAGAAGAATTAAAGCAAGTGGACTGCTAAATTGTGCAGCTGTAAGGAAACCTTTTTTGACTGAGGATCACAAGAGGAGACGAGTTGAATTTTGTAATGAATTTATAAACCGCGATGAGAATTTTTGGTCTAGGGTTGCATTTTCCCATGAAAAAGTATTTCAGTCATATAGCAATGGTCGGGTAAGAGTTTATAGGCCGAGAAATCAAAGGTATGATGAACAATATACTCATCATTTAAGAAATAGTGGATGATTCTCGGTCAATGTATGGGGATAGTTAAGTGCTGAAGGCCCGGGCGTTTGTTATCATGTAGaagagaagttaacaggattacATTACAAACATATTCTTGAGCATACAATGTTGCCATTGGTGATCCAGAGATTCCCCAACAATGACTTCATCTTCCAACATGACAATTGCCCGGTGCATACGAGTAGAATTGTTCGAGAATGGCTAGAAGAAACTGATGTTCATGTTCTTCCGTGGCCGTCCCGTAGTGCAGACTTTAACCCCGTCGAAAATGTGTGGGCAGAGTTAACAAAGAAACTAAATGAAAGAAACCTTAGACCACGGAACAGAATTGAATTATGGGAAGCAATTGAGCAGGCATGGGAAGAGCTTGTTAACTATAACATGAGGGGATTGGTGCTATCTATGAACAGAAGACTGCAAAGTTGTATTGACAAGAATGGGGCTTCcaccaaaaatattaattatttttttattatttatcattgtttatcattatttaatataaaatagatttaaaataaaatgcatattttaaaaccagacttctttattttctttattaagaccataatccattttattcaaaaaactttctatactttccattttgttaaatttttaaaaatatttagattttttaattttaatcaacctattctagcTAGGTACACCACAggcaacgtcactttgacgtaaaaggtgcgtttaaacgaggtaaaaatttaaaaaatcggctcctagatacctaagcctgtaaactattcaatgaccgtaactgtactttcttcttcaagacccttctactttgtcttgttacttcttgcgtaatctcctcaactattttgatgaaATCTTCttaagtaactttgttgctactcatttattcataattcatTTATTCCTGTAATATTCATTTTCCTTATtcctgtacccgtaacgaacgcataaatttgacagtcttacgaggtatagtaaatatatatgtaagtaaaataatatgtcaaaaatagtaaatagtaaattgccataaaaaaatcattatatcaatcaatataaatcactataaaaatcagtagaccaataaaaatgtaataaaatcagtaggtcaaataataaatggataaaaatcaatAAAGGTAAAATATATgttggtaaatatataaaaatcaaataaaaattgtatcattgcgtcctataataactaatatcagggttaaaaaaaattccttataataccaataagataattaaaaatagaatagttaaataaaaataggtaaaacttaaaaGGTTATGTGCATCTTAAATTACAATTACGttaatattactttatactttatactttatattatacgaatcaggaaataccaaaaaaatagctaatatggacttaccactttaaacgtctgtgttcgtatcaccaaaaagtcctcgctgcacgttccatggcattgtccattgtcccacgatgttccatctccataccaagTTCCATTTTCTATATCATTCCATTTTCCATACCTCAGCTCCGTCTCGGGCCTGACGTCTCCATCGTTTTCCTATATACCACACtgttctagggtggtcgaggtgccagaacattgacgtgtttctcCATACTCTTCTCGTTTACCAGTCCTGTGACGTCTTTCCAGTCTTTcttccctggtcttggatcgccatatggtggttcCTATCCTTCTGATCCACCTtagataattaggggttggttacccccgaccataagggttgatgtagtaaataactctcactgttaatacatttatttatacgtggagtatttaacggtaagtagctggtggtatattatttgcttaatgtgatgttactcgctggaatctcaactactaattgatttatctgttcccCGTGAAGGTATAATTAAAGGtcgattgttttgttttatattttggTAAGCAAAAGTGAGAGTGATTAAAAATGCTGACTGCTAACAAACATACCTtgaatattattgcaacttgaccttgtatcaaatactagcatgtatcgatgtggtaatctaggttaatcgtatttattaaaaacaaacatatttgtttttaccacgggcatttaattattaaagagtttgtctgaagaagatgtttactgagatgctgtgtatcccaacacAAGAGTTAATTTACTTTTTACATAGGATGTAATTTTGTTCCAATAAATAGAGTTAGTTTTGTTCAAATAAATAGAGTTAATAATTGCTTTTTACATAGGATGTAGTCTTGTTTAAATACATATTGTAAAATTAATACGTGTTTTATTAGTCGTTCATTATCAGAAAACTGGTTGTGTACCAATAGGTTGGTGGTAGACTTGGTTGTGACAAGGCAGGTATCTGCTTGTCTGTAGTTGCCCAAACGCAATAGATATTCAGGAGGAGCTTATGACCATGGTGATATAACGCTAAGCagcagaggcggctttacctattgtgcagggtgtgcggtgcacacgggcgcctgGATGTCgggggcgccgagcgccaaagatcgggcctttactttgtttcaatataaattatgctttaaaacgattaataaAAAATAGCATTGGCACTTAAGCGCGATTTATAGATTGCCGCCTGCAAAACGCACagctaaattattaaaaattgtaaatttcttttcaattatacaagaaatttatgtttttttctgCGTCAACAGCACGCTGGCAAATACTAGCTAAAGAAGTGCCAACTTTAAGTCTAAAACCACTCTCGAATACTCGATGGGAGAGCAGGGTTGAAGCAGTAAAAGCTCTCTGTTTTCATCTGGAAAAAGTGTGTGATGCCTTGTTTAGCATATATTCTGATAACACCAAATATGCAGAGTCAAGAAATATGGCAAATATATTCAATATTGGCAAAAATTAAGTCATTTAAATTCATCTGCTCTTTGCTTATTTGGTTTGAAATTTTAAGCAAGATAAATATAGTTAGCAAGGCTCTTCAAAAGTCAGATGTATTGTCAGAAGCCGTAAAAATGATGGATCATGCAAAAATAAGTTTGTCTGAATTACGCAATGAGTATGCTTTTGTGGAGTTCATtaatactgcgaaaactgtagCAGAAGAAGTCGAGGCAATAGCAGAATTTTTCACACATGCCATCCCTCGTGttcttttgtcaaattttgtcTATTCGAAACCTGTCAAAGTTcctcaaccaattttcaaccttacttgcttacctcatagataaaaaagttcatttttaattacatattttaacagatttgggtaggttgttctgacgctgtgaatacctattggctcccgatatcatttaatattgcactatttgcatctTCATTTTGTTTACAATATAAGCGTAGCTAATACCCTctatgtactagtactaggtaggtacctattcgactattccattttgactgcgcatctaccaaagggcgccagggcatcgactgcacacgggcgctacatggtcTAGAGCCGCCGCTGCTAAGCAGTGTTGTAGTTGTCAACACAGTGATTCTTAAATAACACTCTAACTAGCGATTGGTTAGTCATGTTACAACCTTTATGGTCAATAAATATGCTACATACTAGGCACATTAAAAAGTTTAATGCATACATGTATATAATTGCTATGTAACAAGACAGAAGGTAGTGGTCTAATAGATATACACAACTCTTTACGTAACACATTACACGATGCTCTAAAAGCAGCTAAAAACATGCCAGTTACCGACTAGGTGACAAACTGCATATAGTGGCCTAGGCCTATAATGATAAATTCAACAATCCGATATCGACGCCTATGACCACCCATACCAATATGAACTCTTTACTGGAAGCAACAGAAGACATCATTACATTCGATCAAACGGTTGGTTTACACAAAACCACATTTGATatacaaattttgaaaatatctaGAACTTAGCACCAATTATACCATATTATACAGCAACAATTATACATACCTACAATTATCATATTTTACACGTTAATATATACCCAAaaatgattctt from Diabrotica virgifera virgifera chromosome 5, PGI_DIABVI_V3a includes these protein-coding regions:
- the LOC126884516 gene encoding uncharacterized protein LOC126884516 isoform X1; its protein translation is MNNSSTWHRSGASIIRSSRVKKMVEAALSRQENVPGPEQSERVTDFTVLQNVLSERNEDFQNPEQSETVTNFTVLQNVLPERNQDFQNPEQSETVTNFTVLQNVLPERNEDFQNPEQSETVTNFTVLQNVLPERNQDFQNPEQSETVTNFTVLQNVLPERNEDFQNPEQSETVTNFTVLQNVLPELNQDFQNPEQSETVTNFTVLQNVLPERNEDFQSPEQCKTVTDFTVLQNVLSERNEDFQNSEQRETVTDFTEGSKGADSDQSFVNQEPSVSHTIQETSQSSLSSCYVSNSDKDDEPCSLETRRVLSRTQTNENVAVTTEESSTRKRKRNPKDWKRNKQKKLRMMEKNSRTELEGKYLLKR
- the LOC126884516 gene encoding uncharacterized protein LOC126884516 isoform X2, which encodes MNNSSTWHRSGASIIRSSRVKKMVEAALSRQENVPGPEQSERVTDFTVLQNVLSERNEDFQNPEQSETVTNFTVLQNVLPERNQDFQNPEQSETVTNFTVLQNVLPERNEDFQNPEQSETVTNFTVLQNVLPERNQDFQNPEQSETVTNFTVLQNVLPERNEDFQSPEQCKTVTDFTVLQNVLSERNEDFQNSEQRETVTDFTEGSKGADSDQSFVNQEPSVSHTIQETSQSSLSSCYVSNSDKDDEPCSLETRRVLSRTQTNENVAVTTEESSTRKRKRNPKDWKRNKQKKLRMMEKNSRTELEGKYLLKR
- the LOC126884516 gene encoding uncharacterized protein LOC126884516 isoform X5 — encoded protein: MNNSSTWHRSGASIIRSSRVKKMVEAALSRQENVPGPEQSERVTDFTVLQNVLSERNEDFQNPEQSETVTNFTVLQNVLPERNQDFQNPEQSETVTNFTVLQNVLPERNEDFQNPEQSETVTNFTVLQNVLPELNQDFQNPEQSETVTNFTVLQNVLPERNEDFQSPEQCKTVTDFTVLQNVLSERNEDFQNSEQRETVTDFTEGSKGADSDQSFVNQEPSVSHTIQETSQSSLSSCYVSNSDKDDEPCSLETRRVLSRTQTNENVAVTTEESSTRKRKRNPKDWKRNKQKKLRMMEKNSRTELEGKYLLKR